Proteins from a single region of Orcinus orca chromosome 20, mOrcOrc1.1, whole genome shotgun sequence:
- the PNMA8A gene encoding paraneoplastic antigen-like protein 8A, whose amino-acid sequence MAVNLLEDWCRGMEVDIHRCLLVTGIPEDCGQVEIEETLNGVLSPLGPYFVLNKIFLREENAKAALVEVGEGVNLRAVPREFPGRGGIWRVVSRDPTQDAEFLKNLSEFLAAEGRTREDVVRLLQLSQSPPPQNRNQPPEDWAEALGVLLGAVVQIIFCMDGEIRSREEARAREVAEAQAVASLTLATARKVKKEPGWAAEVGSALKMENLDGWNDVEDEGDPLEPLVQKAGAKTFPRRKKQKKTPKQEPLPWKKSRGSHSHSSALLEDPEADDAENMEMSEYIRSSRKPCVKREGSALKKALAKCTWKSPSNPPHDAQAEAASPGVASESDQDGGPEGPQKKNTMVWASAKSPAPTRKKKKVSLGPVSYVLVDSENTRKKPEIPKKGQGSRRDALDQKALQSPQPAEPPASTSQGPKAKPQGSPHASSGENDSRSHLGCVNKQLKGEEQHGQVGTEEPKGTEGPMVVEEDPSAVEGVGDTPVEVLEAGSPDPPPRSP is encoded by the coding sequence ATGGCGGTGAACCTTTTGGAGGACTGGTGCCGGGGGATGGAAGTGGACATCCACAGGTGCCTGTTGGTCACAGGCATCCCGGAGGACTGTGGCCAAGTGGAAATTGAGGAGACCTTGAATGGGGTCCTCTCCCCGCTGGGCCCATACTTTGTGCTCAACAAGATTTTTTTGAGGGAAGAGAATGCCAAAGCTGCCCTCGTTGAGGTAGGCGAGGGTGTGAATCTGAGGGCCGTACCCCGGGAATTCCCAGGAAGGGGGGGCATCTGGAGAGTGGTCAGTAGGGACCCCACCCAGGatgctgagtttttaaaaaacctgagTGAATTCCTGGCTGCAGAGGGGCGCACCCGGGAGGATGTGGTCCGCCTGCTGCAGCTCAGCCAGTCCCCACCACCCCAGAACCGGAATCAGCCCCCAGAGGACTGGGCAGAAGCTTTGGGGGTGCTTCTGGGGGCGGTGGTGCAAATCATCTTCTGCATGGATGGCGAGATCCGCAGCCGGGAGGAAGCTAGGGCTCGAGAGGTTGCTGAAGCCCAAGCAGTGGCATCCTTGACTTTGGCAACAGCGAGGAAGGTCAAGAAGGAGCCAGGGTGGGCTGCAGAGGTGGGCTCTGCCTTGAAGATGGAGAACCTGGACGGCTGGAATGACGTGGAAGATGAGGGTGACCCTCTTGAACCTCTGGTACAAAAGGCTGGAGCTAAGACTTTCCCcaggagaaagaagcagaaaaaaactcCCAAGCAGGAACCACTGCCCTGGAAGAAATCCAGAGGCAGCCATTCCCACAGCTCGGCCTTGTTGGAGGATCCGGAAGCTGACGATGCTGAAAATATGGAGATGTCAGAATATATCAGGAGCAGCAGAAAGCCCTGTGTGAAGCGGGAGGGGTCAGCTTTGAAGAAGGCCCTAGCGAAATGTACCTGGAAGTCTCCCAGCAACCCGCCCCACGATGCCCAGGCAGAAGCTGCGAGCCCTGGAGTTGCCTCTGAGTCAGACCAAGACGGCGGTCCAGAGGGTCCACAAAAGAAGAATACCATGGTCTGGGCCTCGGCAAAGAGCCCTGCTCCCacgaggaagaagaagaaggtgaGCTTGGGCCCCGTCTCTTATGTCCTTGTCGATTCAGAAAACACCAGGAAGAAGCCAGAGATTCCAAAGAAAGGGCAAGGCTCGAGAAGGGATGCGTTGGATCAGAAGGCCCTTCAGAGCCCACAGCCCGCTGAGCCACCAGCCTCAACCTCCCAGGGTCCAAAGGCCAAGCCACAAGGCTCTCCTCATGCCTCCAGTGGTGAGAATGACAGCAGAAGTCATTTGGGTTGTGTCAACAAGCAGCTGAAGGGGGAGGAACAGCACGGGCAGGTGGGGACGGAGGAACCCAAGGGGACAGAGGGTCCAATGGTCGTTGAGGAGGACCCCAGTGCAGTGGAGGGAGTGGGTGACACACCAGTTGAGGTTTTAGAGGCTGGGAGCCCTGACCCCCCTCCTAGGAGCCCCTGA